The Candidatus Bathyarchaeia archaeon nucleotide sequence AAACATTGTAGAGTTCAAAGTCGGAGATGGAGTGGGACGCGGCTACCTATCAGTACCCAAGACTTCTCGAGGTGGGGTGATGGTTCTTCATGCATGGTGGGGGCTGAACGATTTCTTCAAGAGCCTGTGCGACCGGCTCGCAGCTGAAGGATACTCAGCCTTCGCTCCAGATCTTCGCGAGGGCAAAGTGGCGCGGACGATCGACGAGGCGAAGGAGAACATGAAGAAAGAGAACCAAGAACTTGTCGAAAAGACCGTCCTCGGCGGGCACGAGTATCTGCACGCTCATCCTTCGATCAAGGAACACAAGATAGGGGTCGTCGGGTTCTCTATGGGAGCGGCCTGGGCACTATGGTTGAGCACCAAGGAACCAGATGTTGCAGCCGTGACGGCTTTCTACGGGACATACGATCTAGACTTTTCAAAAAGCCAAGCATCCTACCTAGGCCACTTTGCCCCGAACGATGAGTGGGAACCAGAAGAAAGTATTCGCGGTCTGGAGGAAAAAATCCGCCAGTCCAGTCGGCCTGTAACGTGCCACATGTATCCCGGAACGAAACACTGGTTCTTCGAGAGTGATCGACCTGAATACGTTCCACAGGCAGCACGCCTGGCTTGGACGCGAACGCTAGAATTCATTCATTCGAGCATCGGCCGGTCAAGCTCAACATAGAACCCGACATCGATATCCCGTTCGAGATTCAAAACGCGATCTGCGTTTTTGTCGAATCAATTTTGACTTATATTCTCAAGCATGAATTAATCGGCGAAGATTTCTTTGCGAAAACCATTTGCAGCAACAACCGCAATCACCATACTACTAGCATCAACATTCATGGCGATTCCACTCTATGCAACCGGCGTGGCGATCGCAAGCGCCAGCCCTCTCTTTCATCCGGCAGTCGGTGAGTGGTACTATCTCTCCAGCGGGGGTACGCCTCCCACCCGAAGCTGCCTGCAATGCCGTGGGAATTCGTTGTTTCAATCCCGCAGCGATGGCGGTCTCCTACAATTACGCCTCAGTCCTGTCAGCAGGCAACGAAGGTCAAGGTACCACAATCGCGGTCGTTGATTCCTTCGGCAGCAGCACGATCCGCACTGACTTGAAAATCTTCGACAATGCGTTCGGTCTTCAGCATCTATGCGGCGAAGACGGAGTAGCCTGCACCACTGGAATGCCCACCTTCAACATTCTAGAAGTCCAGGGTTCCCCGCCTCCGAATCCACCTCCACCGAACAGTGGGACAGGTATTCAGAACCATAACCTCTGGGCTCTGGAAGTCTCACTCGATGTTGAATGGGCCCATGCCACTGCCCCCAAGGCCAACATACTTCTCGTGACAACGCCGACAGCGGAAACGCTTGGTGTACCCGGTCTACCGCAAATGATGAACGCGATAAAGTTCGTGGCCGATAATCATCTCGCCGACGTAATTAGCATGAGCTTCGGCACGGGAGAAGGCGCTTTCCACAGCGGCCTTCCAGCACTTCTACAACTTCGCCAAGCTTTCGTAGACGCTCAAGCAAATCACATCACCCTACTTGCATCATCAGGCGACAGCGGTACTGCCAACCACATGTTAACGCCGATAAAGAACCCAGACTTGATTCCATATCCCAGTGTCGGTTGGCCAGCTTCGGACCCTCTCGTGACAGGTGTCGGAGGAACTTACCTCTGCACCAACCCAGTCACAGGATCGATGACCGCAGATGATTCAATGCCTCCTGTCCAGTGCACGAGACACCCAGGTGTTCGTGAGGCTGGATGGGTAGCCTCAGGTGGAGGCTACAGCATTCTCTTCCCGAGGCCAGACTACCAGAACGTCCTACCCTCAGGCAGCACTTACATCGGTAGCTCCGTAGGTGCACCCGGTCCCAACAGTAACATGCGGGGCGTGCCAGATATGGCGTATCAAGCAAGCGCTAGGACAGGCGTGCTCGTTTACATGTCTGAAGGTGCGACCACTACGTCAGGAACAGGCTGTGGCGGAGCGAACCCGTGTAGTGTCGGCTGGTACACTGTCGGTGGAACAAGCGCTAGCTCACCACAATGGGCCGGGCTCATCGCGCTCGCCGATCAAATAGCAGGCCACAATCTCGGCTTCATCAACCCAGCACTTTACAGTATCGCAAACCAGCCAGCCCACTATGTTGCTGATTTCAACGATATTACGGTCAATTGCAACCAGCAAGATCCTTCCATACCAGGATATTGCGCGTCGACGGGATGGGATGCCGTAACCGGACTCGGCAGCCCCAACGTTGCCAATCTACTGCCCGACCTGATCGCTGCGAGCAGCTAGAACCGAAACTCTCCCCTCAACTCCCTTTTTTGTTATCCTTCTCTCGGTCCTAACGAATTGCCATCCCAACGCGAGAAAGGCAGATATGAGAAACTCAGTCTAAGACAATCCAATGAGTGAGCTTGTCGTCAAAGAACTTACGCCGTCTCTGAGAGACGACTTCTTGTTGTTCTTCGACCACATTGCCTTCGCGGAGAATCCTGAATGGGCTGATTGTTACTGTTATCCGTACCATTTCTCAGACAGGGGAAAAGTTGAGAATCGTCGCGAGGCCTCAAACCAGATCGAGGAGAGAAGGATCCAAGGGTTCCTCGCCTACCACGACGGAAATCCTGTTGGCTGGTGTAATGCAGCCAACCGCGACAACTACCCCGCGCTACACCGACTGATGCGTTCTGGTCAAGACCAAGTGGAGCGCGTCGGCTCAATCGTCTGCTTCGTAGTAGCACCCTCGCACCGTAGCAAGAGAGTAGCGTCCCGTTTACTGAACGCTGCCTGCGAAAAATTTTCCAACGAAGGTCTAGAGTATGCTGAAGCATATCCCGTCAACAAACCGACGTCAGCTGCTGACAACTTTCCGGGCCCCCTCTCAATGTATACCAGGAATGGCTTCACGACTCACCGCAACGCAGGCTGGTATGTGGTTGTCCGAAAGCTACTGTAGACGATTTGAGGCATCTCTTGGCATCATCCGTCCTCACTTGAGTTCCATCATCCTATGAAGCATCACAGTGGCTGATTCGAAGACTATGATTATTAGATCGCGATGAGAAGTAGCTCCGTCGAAATTGTCAGCAAGGCTGAGGGTGCTCAGAGCATTGCCTGCTGGGGTCGGCGGCAAAGTGATGAGTAGCTAACGTTAATCTAGTTATCGACTGCTTCGCGTCGGAACTCTTCATCCTCTTCGCGTCGCTGTGCTCTTGTTAGTCTCCAGCCGGACCAGCCTCGAAAGCCCCACAACCGGCCCGCCTCGTAGGGAGCGTCTTTGAACAATTGAGTAGTCGCACCGAGGACGATGAATGCGGTGAACATGAGAAACACTCCAAGAACCAAGTTTTCGAGAACGAAGAATAGGTCAAGCCCCCGACAAGGAAAGCGAGCCCGATTCCTAGCGCGACAAGAATAGGTGCGCGACTCCTCACCCTCTTAGGCTGCGTCTTGTGTTCGAGCTCAATCCGCTTCTCGATCTCGACCGCCTCACCCACTCCAACACTCTGAACTCTCGATAGTGATGCAGCGCATCCATCGCAGAATGTGGACTCATCATGGTTGATCTTGCCGCAGTCTGGGCAGACCTTCAATATCGGCCGTTCCCTATGGTCTTTGGCGTCGAGCCCGGATTTAAGCGATTCCTGCACTGACTTGGAGAATTGGAGGGCGAGATCAGCGAGTCGTCGATTGTTTTCAGCCGGCGACCTCAATCTCTCTTCAATCTCATGACCCGCCTTGTTGAAGAAGCTCTAAAGGAAACCGTGAAGAAAATGAAAGACGAGTCGAAGAAACCCAGCGGCGAAGCCTCGAACCTGAAACTTGACTAGCGTGCCACATTGATAGTGGGATAATAACTTGTCGGGATTAGCATTCTATCCTGGATTTCTCCGACAAGGTCGCCGTGTCGAGCATTGGTGGTTTTCTTGATCTCCTTCCACTCTTCGTTGGCCCGGAACTGTTCCCAGGCGTGTCGCATTGTCTTTTCATCCGGCCAGGCGAGCAGGTAGACGAACTCGGTCCTGTCTCCCAGTCTCGTCTCCCACGTACCGAGGATGTTGAACCCGTAAGATCGCATGATCCTCCAGGCGTGGTCGCGGAACCTGTTGTGAAACGCTTGCTTGTTCTGGTCGAAAATCTCGTAGATCCTAAGCTGATGAATCATATCTCCATCAGACGTGATGGGCGATCTTTTTTCTGTTACGCTGTAGAAGCCTCCTATCTATCCGTGAGAGGAATCACAAGTGAAGTTCAGCATTGAGTTGCCAGTCCAGTTCCGTGACATCGACGTAATGGGCCATGTCAACCACGCGACGTATCTCCAGTACATGGAGACCGCTCGTGTGGAGCTTGCAAGAAGCCTCGGGCTGGTAACGAGAGGGTTCCGTTCCGGTTTCATCCTCGCTTCGGCTCGAGGCGAATTCAAAAAGCCAATCATAGACGAACGGCGCATAACCGTCTTAGTATGGGTGAGCCGGATAGGAGATCGCTCATGGGACCTCGACTACTCCATCCGCGGACCTAGCCGAGTAGAATACGCAGTTGGTAGAACTACACAGGTAGCCTACGACTACAAGACCAGATCAGCGGTTCATATCTCCGGAAAACTGAAGAAAGGATTGGCGAAGTATCTTGGAACGCCTCTTAAGTTCAGAGAGACATGCTAAGGCCCGTTCACCGCCGGCTATGCTCTTAAATTGAAGTTTTGAGAACCAGAGCCAAGTGCCAAGCTCGATCAATCGATCAGATGAATCGAACGTCGTTGTGGGGGTCGCCCTCCCTCAATATGGAATGATTGCTTCCCCTGAAACAATCCTGCGCGTCGCGGTGGAGGCTGAGAAGATGGGGTTGGCTTCTTTGTGGGTTAGCGACCGGCTGCTTCTCCCAACTAGGCCGAAGGATACGTTTGATGGCGATCCCTGGCCCGAGATTTTTGCTACGGTCTATGATCCGATTGAGATGCTGACCTTCGTCGCGGCGAGGACGAGGAAGGTTAAGCTCGGCACGAGCGTGATGCAGGCTCTCTTCCAGAATCCCGTGACACTCGCCCGGCGTTTCGCAACCCTGGACAGGCTGAGCGGTGGAAGAGCAATTGCCGGCGTTGGCCAGGGCGACCTTAGAGACGAGTTCGAAACTGCCAACATCCCGATAAAGAGGCGTGGAAGAGGATTTGAGGAATTTGCTATGGCAATGCGCGCGGTCTGGGGCCCGGACCCAGTCAGCTTCACCGGAGACTTCTACAACATCCCAGAATCAAGAATCGGACCGAAACCCGTTCAGCCAGGGGGCATTCCGATGTTGCTAGGTGCCTTCGCACCCGCATCAATGGAGCGGGCGGCAAGAATCGCCGACGGGATCATGCCGGCTGCCGGAAGAAACACCACGATTGAGAAATTGAGTCAAACTATCAACAACTTTCGCGATATGGTACGAAGAGCAGGTCGCAACCCCCATCAGATGAAGTGGATCCTGAGAGTTCACAACACCCTGGACGAGGAGAAAGCCAAAGAGCCCCGAGCGTTATTGGGAGGTACACCTCAACAAGCCGCAGAGGACCTGCCAAGACTCAAGCATCTGGGGATAGATCACGTATTCTACGACATGAATCATCCCGCCCATGTTCCAATAGACACTCAACTGTTGCTGCTTAGAAAGCTCATGCGGCTGATCAAAAAATAGGAATGATTCCAAAAAACTATGGGAGTAGTTTCTCTCTACTGATCAGTCGGCCTGAAAGGGAGTAGGTGAACGACGCAAGTCCAATGATGACTCCTGCCAGAACCAAGTCGGTCCAAAAAGCGATTGAAGGTACAATGAGTGGAAGCAGGTGGAAAGGCAAGACCCCCAAACTTCCTTGCTGATTGAAACGCAAGGAATGAACTCGTGAAAAGCACTTAAGTTGTCGCGACTAGGCCCCGCCTCTCGTAATGGTTGTAAGCACGAACGGTCCTGAAGCTATATTTCCGGTTCAACGCCTGAACCTTGGCGTTTTGGAGCCAATAGTCAGCTACTGCTGTCTCGCACCCCATTTCGATCAGGTCGTTCAATCCTCTCTCCATCAACGCAGATCCTATTCCTCTTCCGTGGAACTTGGGCTCCACTGCTATGTTGAAGTCCCCATACCCACCGTCACGCCGTTTTTCTGCTGTCAAGAAACCGACAGCCGCTCCTTGCAACACCGCCAGCGTTGTCTTACAGTTGGGTTTCGTGGCCCACTCGAGATATTCCTTGGGTGGATGTGGGATATGGAAGGCCGTATTGTGAATTCGTGACATATCCTTCTCATCGCCTTTTCGGAATCTGCGAAGCTTGAAGCCCGCGGGCACTTTGACCGTCAATCTGCGGCTTAATCTTCGAGTAGCCAAAAGATAGCCTCCACACCACTTGGCCCCAACTTCTCGAGCGATAATGTTGGCGAAGGGATTGTCTACTGGAGCTCTAATGAGAATTCGAGACCTCTGCTGGGACAGAAGCTTCTGGAATTGCTGAGCCCTCCACCGATCTTGCTTTCCTGTGCGGGTTGGGAGTTCGGAACTTCCTTCGCAGGGTCCCCAGAGCTCTTCGAACTGCCACCAGCGTCGCAGCTCGTACGGACGCCCGAGGGCAAATCCTGCTAGCTGATTGTCCTCATAATAGAACCAGCCTCTCGCGTTCCTCTCGCGAAGAGTGGTAGGGGTGAGAGTGTACTCCCAGAGAATCTCGTAAAATCGGCCCTTATTCCATTGAATGCATAAGTCCGTAAGTGCAGCTGGGTCTCGGGCGGGAATCCATCCAGATTTCTTCGACAAGTCTCACAGAGACCCCTCCGCGCTCGGAGAATCCACAGAACATGATTGAATCACCGATTTAACTCCTTTGAGTCTGGCTTACGTCATGATCGGCCATTGAGAAGCACAGTGACTAGTAGGGGCGTTAATCGACGGCCAAAGTACGAATAGTTCGCGCCAATCGAACGGTCGATCGTAGTACCTGAACACGTGCATTACGTGAAGGGAAGTATTGCTCTATGGCAGAACGGTCTTTCGCATCAAAACCCAGGTTGTTCCGAGCGGTCCAACCTGTTTGAACCCTTCTCTCTCGAACATCCCCGGTGTTCCGAACCATCGCCATTCCGGTACCGCCGCCATCCTCTCGGAGACAACAGGGTAAGATTCGACAATTCCTCCACCTTGATTCTTGATAGATTCAAGGGCAGCTCTGAGTGCGACCTTCGACACTCCTTTGCCACGATAGGCTCGATCAACGAAGAAACATGTAATTCGCCAGAGTTTCTTGTCCCCGTATTCGATGTTGAGCCTCTTGTAGCCTCTGCCCGCATCTATACGTGGAAGCTCTTCACGTGGACCGTACTGACACCAGCCCACTGGTATCTTGCCCGAGTAAACTAGTATGGCGTGAGACCTGCCCTTGTTGACAAGAGCTTTCTTGTCTCTTCTGTTGATCTTCTTCCATTCCTCACCCTGCACGCCTCGAAGGGGTTTTTCCCGTTGATAGTGCATGCACCAACAACCTCCCTGTTTCAGCGCTAATTGTTCAAAATCCGAATACGTGCTGACAGTAAGCTCGCGTACCGTGTACGCAGTCATTGGTTTCCTCTGTTAGGGCCAGGGGAGATAAGGTTGGGGGAGTATCTGGATAATGGTCGATCTGTCTTCCTGAACCACTCCTCACGAGTTGGAACTAGTTACATTCCCGCCTCAGCTGTCGATCTGGGAAATCGCGTAGTCTCAAAATACACTGCGCCCCTTTGGAACAATCCAACGCAAGATCTTGAACCTCCATTGATTGCTCGCGAACGGGGGCATTACTGGAAAGTAGACTAGATCTAGTGAGCTCTGGGAAGTTCCCGGAGACTTTCTTCAGCCGCTGCGAGAACTCTTTCAACATCTAGCTCGTCGTGTGCTGTAGAGATCATTATCCTCTCCATACCGTCTGGATGGAAGTAAACTCCTCTCTGCAGCATTAGGTTGCGAAATGTCCTGAATCTCTCCGTGTTTGCATTGAGGGTCTGTCGATAACCTGTTATCTTGTGTTCCTTGGTGAAGAATAGTTGGAACATGGGTCCGAGGCCTTGAACGATTCCCTCGTGATCGTATCGTTCCATTAGTTCTCGTAGTCCCTCCATGATTCTTGCTCCCATAAAGTGCATGCGCCTGAACGCTTCATCATCGTTCCTAGTAAGCTCCCGCAAAGTTGCTTTTGCCGCGGCGAGGCACATCGAGTTCCCATTGTAAGTTCCACCGTAGCCAATTCGTCCGGGCCCGATCATGCCCATGACATCTCTTCGTCCTGTGACCACAGCGATCGGTGCTCCGCCACCTAGCGCCTTTGCAAAGCAAGACAAATCGGGCTTGACACCATAGAATTCTTGAGCGCCACCGGGAGCTAGACGGAACCCGGTCAGAACCTCATCGAAAATGAGGAGCACATCGTTATTGTCAGCGATCTCTCTAACAGATTTGAGATATTCTTCGTCCGGCAGAATCACGCCTGAGCTTCCGAGAACTGGCTCCATGATTATCGCCGCGAGGTCCGCGGCGTTCTTCTTGACGACCTTCTCAACAGCCGTAGTATCGTTCCATTTTGCGATCACAACCGTTCTTGCTATCTCCTCCGGGATTCCAGGATAGAAGGGAAGTTTCGAGGGTGACTGTTCCAGCCCAGCGACAACCGACGGTGATTCCACGCTGAAGAGGACGTAGTCGTGGTGTCCGTGATAGTGGCCCTCAAACTTGAGAAGTTTCTCCCTGCCGGTGAACGCGCGGGCAATCCGGACAGCCTCCATCGTAGCCTCTGTGCCCGTATTCGAGAAGCTTACCATTTCTGCAGAGGGCACCATCGATTGAATTTTCTTCGCAACCTCAACCTCTAACTCGGTGGTGGTTCCGAGCATGGACCCGTTCTGTACCTGTTCAGCAATAGCGGTCACCACTGCTGGGTGAGCGTGTCCCAGGATTAGCGCTCCATATGCGATTAGGAGGTCCACGTACTCGTTCTCGTCAAGGTCGCGAACTCGGGATCCCAGACCGTTCTTGAAGAGGATCGGGAAGGGATCGTGAGCGTGGACGCGGATGTTCGAGGATGCTCCGGAGGGGAGATGTTTCCTTGCCTCCTCATACGTGGCATAGGATCGGGAGAAGTTCGTGAGGAGGGGTAGTGAGGGGCGGGCTACTCGTCGTTCGGCCTCGGCCCGTGCTTGGCTGAGGGCGTTCTCTGCTTCGAGCTTTGTGAACAACGGCTTACTCCTCCCATGTCTAATAGTCTATTCGGCTTGGCCGGTATAAAAAGATGTATTTTTTCGGTGTTTTTGTTAGGGTTTCGAACTTTTTATCCGCTGTACGTACTCGCGCCCCACAAAATCATCTCCAACTGTACAGTCCGTATAGCGCACAGCGGAACGGTCCTGACTAAATATTTTTAGAGCCTCTCCAACCGGCTGAGAATTGTGAAGATCAAACTAACCAGCGTATTCGTCAACGACCAGAACAAAGCGCTTGACTTCTACACCAAGACACTAGGCTTCGTCAAGAAGACAGATATCAGCGCGGGAAGCTACAGATGGCTTACAGTCGTCTCGGCAGAGGATCCGAACGGGTCCCAGCTTCTTCTCGAGCCAAATGCCAACCCCGCCGCAAGAACATACCAGGAATCCATCCTCAAACAAGGCATTCCTGCAACCATGTTCTTCGTCGACGATATTCAGAAAGAGTCTCAAAGACTAAAGAAGCTCGGCGTCCACTTCACTATGGAGCCAACAAGAACACCCGGCTCAACCATAGCCCAATTCCACGACACGGTAGGCAATCTGATCCAGATCACTCAGCTTAGCTAGCTCACCGATCTGAATTCTCGAAGTTAGGCTATGGGCAGGGCTGCTCGGTTCTGCCTTTCAAACGTCTCATTCGAAATTCCCAGGAGTATTCTGATTTCCTCTGCTTCTCGCGGGGTCGCCGAAGGCAGGGAGTTGAAGTATTCCTGGAAACCGGTCCGAGAAAGACAAGCGGAGCACAGGTCCCATTCGACAATATCGACCCCGAAAACTATCTCGGCCACACGGGTCTGAGAAGCGCCGCAACCCGACTCGCAAGTCCCGTCACGGGAGCGCAAGGCGTAGAAAACGCTTTGAGCGGCGACTTTGAACCTAGGTTCGAGCGGCGTCACAGCCACCCCGGGAGTTTTCCGAGCCTGCATGGCATCTGTTCATTGTGTTGGCGATCCTTTTCTCCTCATTGAGTTGTCATTGATAAAATAGG carries:
- a CDS encoding VOC family protein codes for the protein MKIKLTSVFVNDQNKALDFYTKTLGFVKKTDISAGSYRWLTVVSAEDPNGSQLLLEPNANPAARTYQESILKQGIPATMFFVDDIQKESQRLKKLGVHFTMEPTRTPGSTIAQFHDTVGNLIQITQLS
- a CDS encoding aspartate aminotransferase family protein encodes the protein MFTKLEAENALSQARAEAERRVARPSLPLLTNFSRSYATYEEARKHLPSGASSNIRVHAHDPFPILFKNGLGSRVRDLDENEYVDLLIAYGALILGHAHPAVVTAIAEQVQNGSMLGTTTELEVEVAKKIQSMVPSAEMVSFSNTGTEATMEAVRIARAFTGREKLLKFEGHYHGHHDYVLFSVESPSVVAGLEQSPSKLPFYPGIPEEIARTVVIAKWNDTTAVEKVVKKNAADLAAIIMEPVLGSSGVILPDEEYLKSVREIADNNDVLLIFDEVLTGFRLAPGGAQEFYGVKPDLSCFAKALGGGAPIAVVTGRRDVMGMIGPGRIGYGGTYNGNSMCLAAAKATLRELTRNDDEAFRRMHFMGARIMEGLRELMERYDHEGIVQGLGPMFQLFFTKEHKITGYRQTLNANTERFRTFRNLMLQRGVYFHPDGMERIMISTAHDELDVERVLAAAEESLRELPRAH
- a CDS encoding GNAT family N-acetyltransferase: MSELVVKELTPSLRDDFLLFFDHIAFAENPEWADCYCYPYHFSDRGKVENRREASNQIEERRIQGFLAYHDGNPVGWCNAANRDNYPALHRLMRSGQDQVERVGSIVCFVVAPSHRSKRVASRLLNAACEKFSNEGLEYAEAYPVNKPTSAADNFPGPLSMYTRNGFTTHRNAGWYVVVRKLL
- a CDS encoding GNAT family N-acetyltransferase, with translation MTAYTVRELTVSTYSDFEQLALKQGGCWCMHYQREKPLRGVQGEEWKKINRRDKKALVNKGRSHAILVYSGKIPVGWCQYGPREELPRIDAGRGYKRLNIEYGDKKLWRITCFFVDRAYRGKGVSKVALRAALESIKNQGGGIVESYPVVSERMAAVPEWRWFGTPGMFEREGFKQVGPLGTTWVLMRKTVLP
- a CDS encoding dienelactone hydrolase family protein, whose translation is MQTNLTGLKGNIVEFKVGDGVGRGYLSVPKTSRGGVMVLHAWWGLNDFFKSLCDRLAAEGYSAFAPDLREGKVARTIDEAKENMKKENQELVEKTVLGGHEYLHAHPSIKEHKIGVVGFSMGAAWALWLSTKEPDVAAVTAFYGTYDLDFSKSQASYLGHFAPNDEWEPEESIRGLEEKIRQSSRPVTCHMYPGTKHWFFESDRPEYVPQAARLAWTRTLEFIHSSIGRSSST
- a CDS encoding thioesterase family protein, which produces MKFSIELPVQFRDIDVMGHVNHATYLQYMETARVELARSLGLVTRGFRSGFILASARGEFKKPIIDERRITVLVWVSRIGDRSWDLDYSIRGPSRVEYAVGRTTQVAYDYKTRSAVHISGKLKKGLAKYLGTPLKFRETC
- a CDS encoding TIGR03619 family F420-dependent LLM class oxidoreductase, which codes for MPSSINRSDESNVVVGVALPQYGMIASPETILRVAVEAEKMGLASLWVSDRLLLPTRPKDTFDGDPWPEIFATVYDPIEMLTFVAARTRKVKLGTSVMQALFQNPVTLARRFATLDRLSGGRAIAGVGQGDLRDEFETANIPIKRRGRGFEEFAMAMRAVWGPDPVSFTGDFYNIPESRIGPKPVQPGGIPMLLGAFAPASMERAARIADGIMPAAGRNTTIEKLSQTINNFRDMVRRAGRNPHQMKWILRVHNTLDEEKAKEPRALLGGTPQQAAEDLPRLKHLGIDHVFYDMNHPAHVPIDTQLLLLRKLMRLIKK
- a CDS encoding S53 family peptidase — translated: MSGTISPAGVRLPPEAACNAVGIRCFNPAAMAVSYNYASVLSAGNEGQGTTIAVVDSFGSSTIRTDLKIFDNAFGLQHLCGEDGVACTTGMPTFNILEVQGSPPPNPPPPNSGTGIQNHNLWALEVSLDVEWAHATAPKANILLVTTPTAETLGVPGLPQMMNAIKFVADNHLADVISMSFGTGEGAFHSGLPALLQLRQAFVDAQANHITLLASSGDSGTANHMLTPIKNPDLIPYPSVGWPASDPLVTGVGGTYLCTNPVTGSMTADDSMPPVQCTRHPGVREAGWVASGGGYSILFPRPDYQNVLPSGSTYIGSSVGAPGPNSNMRGVPDMAYQASARTGVLVYMSEGATTTSGTGCGGANPCSVGWYTVGGTSASSPQWAGLIALADQIAGHNLGFINPALYSIANQPAHYVADFNDITVNCNQQDPSIPGYCASTGWDAVTGLGSPNVANLLPDLIAASS
- a CDS encoding NIPSNAP family protein, coding for MIHQLRIYEIFDQNKQAFHNRFRDHAWRIMRSYGFNILGTWETRLGDRTEFVYLLAWPDEKTMRHAWEQFRANEEWKEIKKTTNARHGDLVGEIQDRMLIPTSYYPTINVAR
- a CDS encoding GNAT family N-acetyltransferase, translating into MSKKSGWIPARDPAALTDLCIQWNKGRFYEILWEYTLTPTTLRERNARGWFYYEDNQLAGFALGRPYELRRWWQFEELWGPCEGSSELPTRTGKQDRWRAQQFQKLLSQQRSRILIRAPVDNPFANIIAREVGAKWCGGYLLATRRLSRRLTVKVPAGFKLRRFRKGDEKDMSRIHNTAFHIPHPPKEYLEWATKPNCKTTLAVLQGAAVGFLTAEKRRDGGYGDFNIAVEPKFHGRGIGSALMERGLNDLIEMGCETAVADYWLQNAKVQALNRKYSFRTVRAYNHYERRGLVATT